The following coding sequences are from one Humulus lupulus chromosome X, drHumLupu1.1, whole genome shotgun sequence window:
- the LOC133807009 gene encoding uncharacterized protein LOC133807009, whose translation MRSEFMGKLSDLSAMIVKFVAKNSEKVANSSDESAGFNEGEKPDDFDNVSSPISDDSKDCGNDSAEESDGSKGVEKDLNENFDAVYSGLELSNVVGGDKDFTNKPEFSSVGLSFEEVYVDPEILSVIDRTVQYAEGEKKFTGSKDDWKVVMVGDDDEVPVAIENREPKPSTHVKSPFVTEFGSSDVKETVKRKGVEVVIVRGLVPFENEIGQNVSKNDCLDYISWIEDKMNFKNKKKKFSDVNNIINPPMDYSFVKISEKMWFYKLQTCGEELMDTHINVCFYYLRKKIKLVDGLNKRVTTTDSWFDATIKGLYDNFVAAKCDSSIIRFDNLISDYIIGEYLFCNTPWVDVDHVLFPVHVKVQLHWVFIHFSIKSRMLTVYNSLTGKKNESIALPYVKAYSVVLPYFLDFLDFYCSRKDLDLNVGPYSVGKKDPIDFNFAKDLPFQEDNDCGVFVIKYADLFIHGKIDDISKNMAAKIATYRDYLAINLYSHAKKKQIGGYKTEDDAPSKKSKRRRNYK comes from the exons ATGAGATCTGAGTTCATGGGGAAACTCAGTGATTTATCTGCAATGATTGTTAAATTTGTTGCAAAAAATTCTGAAAAAGTTGCAAATTCAAGTGATGAAAGTGCTGGTTTTAATGAAGGGGAAAAGCCAGATGATTTTGATAATGTTTCCAGTCCTATTTCTGATGATTCTAAG gATTGTGGAAATGATTCAGCTGAAGAGTCTGATGGTAGTAAG GGTGTTGAGAaggatttaaatgaaaattttgatgcTGTTTATTCTGGGTTGGAGTTGTCAAATGTTGTGGGTGGAGATAag GATTTTACAAACAAGCCTGAGTTCAGTTcagttggtttaagttttgaagaaGTATATGTTGATCCAGAGATTTTGAGTGTTATTGATAGAACTGTTCAGTATGCAGAAGGAGAAAAGAAATTTACCGGGAGTAAGGATGATTGGAAGGTTGTGATggttggtgatgatgatgaggtTCCTGTTGCTATTGAAAATAGGGAGCCTAAACCTAGTACTCATGTCAAGTCTCCTTTTGTTACTGAGTTTGGTTCTTCTGATGTTAAAGAAACTGTGAAGAGGAAGGGAGTGGAAGTGGTGATTGTTAGAGGATTGGTTCCATTTGAAAATGAAATAGGGCAGAATGTTTCAAAGAATGATTGCCTGGATTATATTTCTTGGATTGAGGATAAAATGAATTTTAAGaataa gaAGAAGAAATTTTCTGATGTCAATAACATTATCAATCCCCCAATGGATTATTCATTTGTTAAAATTTCTGAGAAAATGTGGTTTTACAAGCTTCAAACTTGTGGGGAGGAGCTTATGGACACT catATAAATGTATGTTTTTATTACCTGAGGAAGAAGATTAAGCTGGTTGATGGTTTGAACAAGAGGGTTACAACTACAGACTCTTGGTTTGATGCAACTATCAAGGGTTTGTATGATAACTTTGTGGCAGCCAAATGTGATTCAAGCATCATTCGTTTTGATAATCTAATTTCAGATTACATTATTGGTGAATATTTGTTTTGTAACACTCCTTGGGTGGATGTGGATCATGTTCTTTTTCCTGTGCATGTGAAGGTTCAGTTGCATTGGGTTTTTATTCACTTTTCCATTAAGAGTAGGATGTTAACTGTCTACAATTCTTTGACGGGGAAGAAGAATGAGAGTATTGCTTTGCCATATGTGAAGGCTTACTCTGTTGTTTTACCATATTTTCTagattttcttgatttttattgTTCTAGGAAAGATTTGGACTTGAATGTTGGTCCATATTCTGTTGGGAAGAAAGATCCAATTGATTTTAACTTTGCCAAAGACTTGCCATTTCAAGAGGATAA tgatTGTGGAGTATTTGTTATCAAGTATGCTGATTTGTTTATTCATGGGAAGATTGATGACATCTCGAAGAACATGGCTGCCAAAATTGCTACCTATCGTGATTATCTTGCCATTAACTTGTATAGTCATGCAAAAAAGAAGCAGATTGGTGGGTACAAGACAGAAGATGATGCTCCATCAAAGAAATCAAAGAGGAGGAGGAATTATAAGTAG
- the LOC133807008 gene encoding protein FAR1-RELATED SEQUENCE 5-like: protein MIHNFQFKTKRSEPREYLVTCVDDNCNWLLRASKFRKTETFKIRKYVKTHTCSLDIIMEDHRQANCNVIGELIKSKYMSIKRVHTPHDIINDVLDDFGVSMGYQKAWRAREKALELARGNQDDSYQKLPIYLHMLKVSNPGTITHLVTDNTDHFKYIYLAFANSIKGWKHCRPVIVIDGTYLKTSFGGTLFTASTMDANNNIFPLAFGIGDSENDSSWLWFFTKLKETYGEREGMAIISDRHKSIENAIDHVYPKAFHGACIFHLLNNIKVNFGVHGEDLNLNFVKAAKAYRVQSFEHYMHEIDKIDTRIRPYLQKIGYSTWSRCHAPTRRYTMMTLIIAESINAALKAARTLPITTMMEGLRSLVQKWVWKNGNEANGTFTQVTTDTETVLRENFIRAIKFQVFPVNTILYQVVVEQKGNFLVNLMEKTCECKRFQQDEIPRAHAIAVFAKTRLKTYDYVADYYKTTTMKATYDSTVHPLPNEGEWTLPETLNIIVLPPKSRKPPGRPRRKRIRSRGEPKVQIKCGRCAQQGHNRKTCRNEPIPKLRNTTKSKKIDK, encoded by the exons GAAAACAGAAACATTTAAAATCAGAAAGTATGTAAAAACTCACACCTGCTCCTTGGATATCATTATGGAAGACCACAGGCAGGCTAATTGCAATGTCATTGGGGaactaataaaatcaaaatacatGTCAATAAAGAGAGTACACACACCACATGACATAATCAACGACGTGCTAGATGATTTTGGTGTTTCAATGGGGTACCAAAAAGCCTGGAGAGCAAGAGAAAAAGCTTTAGAATTGGCAAGGGGAAACCAAGATGATTCATACCAAAAACTTCCCATCTACCTTCACATGCTAAAAGTAtcgaacccaggtacaattacacACCTGGTTACAGACAATACAGATCACTTCAAATATATATACCTAGCATTTGCAAATTCCATCAAAGGATGGAAACACTGTAGGCCAGTCATTGTGATAGATGGAACTTACTTGAAGACATCATTTGGGGGaactttattcactgcttcaacaaTGGATGCTAACAACAACATATTCCCATTAGCCTTTGGAATTGGAGACTCTGAAAATGATTCATCATGGTTATGGTTTTTCACAAAGCTAAAGGAGACATATGGAGAAAGAGAAG GTATGGCAATCATTTcagacaggcataaaagcatagAAAATGCTATAGACCATGTATACCCAAAAGCTTTCCATGGAGCATGCATATTCCACCTGTTAAACAACATCAAAGTCAATTTTGGTGTCCATGGGGAGGACCTAAACCTAAACTTTGTCAAAGCAGCAAAGGCATACAGGGTACAATCATTTGAGCATTACATGCATGAAATAGACAAGATTGACACACGCATAAGACCGTATTTACAAAAAATTGGATATTCAACTTGGTCTAGATGCCATGCTCCAACAAGAAGATATACAATGATGACATTAATTATAGCTGAATCAATAAATGCTGCATTGAAAGCTGCAAGAACGCTGCCAATCACTACAATGATGGAGGGCCTTCGAAGTTTAGTTCAAAAATGGGTATGGAAAAATGGTAACGAAGCAAACGGAACATTCACACAAGTAACAACAGATACTGAAACTGTGCTTAGAGAAAACTTTATTCGTGCCATTAAATTTCAG GTCTTCCCAGTAAACACTATACTGTACCAAGTTGTGGTTGAACAGAAAGGAAATTTTTTGGTCAACCTAATGGAGAAAACATGTGAATGCAAAAGATTCCAACAAGACGAAATACCGCGTGCACATGCAATAGCAGTATTCGCCAAAACACGGCTGAAAACATATGATTATGTTGCTGATTACTACAAAACTACAACTATGAAAGCAACATATGACTCAACTGTTCATCCATTGCCAAATGAAGGCGAATGGACACTCCCAGAGACTTTAAACATAATTGTCCTACCACCAAAATCAAGAAAACCACCAGGCCGCCCTAGAAGGAAAAGAATCAGATCTAGAGGAGAACCAAAGGTGCAAATAAAATGTGGAAGATGCGCACAGCAAGGGCATAACAGAAAAACATGCAGGAATGAACCAATCCCAAAGCTGCGAAACACAACAAAGTCAAAGAAAATAGACAAATAA